The following coding sequences lie in one Rhizobium rhododendri genomic window:
- a CDS encoding adenylate/guanylate cyclase domain-containing protein produces the protein MRTLPTALNWLAIAAVVALSGVFYGAAFYPESHFYIGAIFALTTGMPVLVFERGLVLPGLYYRVHRLPTPAYIPIALMIDLALISVGYAISGSLLKIMGITNTSWAEATILSAEVLVYALSVTALMVFIMRVRELLGRDVFISLLTGRYRNPVPEERVFLFIDLVGSTAFAEQHGDLRTQQYLGSLFGTFAEQIRRHNGAIDDYIGDAAIVTWPLQRGIKNGCCVRCIFDIFANIEKNKDVWLKVYGQVPRLRAALHGGSVITAEIGVDRHKITYFGDTVNTTARLEGLSKTLERHVLISSDLADLMTLPKGIHAEYLGNHAVKGRGREVGVVALTDLGDGIARPPSQLSLNLGKAS, from the coding sequence ATGCGAACTCTGCCCACGGCGTTGAACTGGCTTGCTATCGCTGCCGTCGTTGCGTTGTCCGGTGTTTTTTACGGCGCGGCTTTCTATCCCGAATCGCACTTCTATATCGGCGCCATCTTTGCCCTGACGACCGGCATGCCTGTGCTGGTCTTTGAGCGTGGACTGGTGCTGCCCGGTCTTTACTATCGCGTCCATCGGCTGCCGACACCGGCCTATATTCCCATCGCGCTGATGATCGACCTTGCGCTCATCAGCGTCGGCTATGCGATTTCTGGCAGCCTGCTGAAAATCATGGGCATAACCAACACGAGCTGGGCGGAGGCGACCATCCTGTCCGCCGAGGTTCTTGTCTATGCGCTGTCGGTCACCGCCCTGATGGTTTTCATCATGCGTGTCCGCGAGCTGCTGGGCCGCGATGTCTTCATCAGTTTGCTGACAGGCCGCTACCGCAATCCGGTGCCGGAGGAACGTGTCTTTCTGTTTATCGATCTGGTCGGCTCCACGGCATTTGCAGAGCAACACGGCGACCTCAGGACACAGCAATATCTCGGCTCGCTGTTCGGGACATTCGCCGAACAGATCCGTCGCCATAACGGTGCCATAGACGATTACATCGGCGATGCCGCCATCGTCACGTGGCCGCTGCAACGCGGCATCAAGAACGGCTGCTGCGTCCGTTGCATTTTCGATATCTTTGCAAACATCGAGAAGAACAAGGATGTCTGGCTGAAGGTCTACGGCCAGGTCCCGCGTCTGCGCGCAGCCCTGCACGGCGGGTCGGTGATCACGGCGGAAATCGGCGTCGATCGTCACAAGATCACCTATTTCGGAGACACGGTGAACACCACGGCCCGCCTCGAGGGTCTTTCGAAGACATTGGAAAGGCATGTCCTGATCTCGTCCGACCTTGCCGACCTCATGACATTGCCCAAAGGCATCCATGCGGAATATCTCGGCAACCACGCCGTCAAGGGACGTGGCCGGGAGGTCGGGGTCGTCGCTCTGACCGACCTTGGCGACGGAATTGCCCGCCCGCCATCGCAGCTTTCGCTCAATCTCGGCAAGGCGTCCTGA
- the rnd gene encoding ribonuclease D, with protein sequence MIVTTAELEAACQELAKSEFITIDTEFLRETTFWPVLCLIQMASPTTEVIVDPLAPGIDLAPFFALMADTSVLKVFHASRQDIEIIYNRGNLIPHPVFDTQIAAMVCGFGDSVSYDQLVSRIKNIQIDKTSRFTDWTRRPLTEKQFDYALADVTHLRDVYIFLRDELEREGRASWLAEEMAILESRDTYDLHPDDAWQRLKMRLRKPQELAVLKYVAAWREREARSRNVPRSRVLKDDAIYEIAQQQPRDVEAFGRLRTVPKGWERSSAGGAVLEAINAALDMPKADMPHVPRHTQAPEGTAAAAELLKVLLKLIAEKNAVAPKVIANSEDIERIAAEGDKADVPALSGWRRDLFGDTALKLIKGEVALRFVDKKVETIAI encoded by the coding sequence ATGATCGTAACTACCGCCGAATTAGAGGCGGCCTGCCAAGAGCTGGCCAAGTCAGAATTCATCACCATCGATACCGAATTTCTTCGCGAGACGACCTTCTGGCCGGTGCTTTGCCTGATACAGATGGCGAGCCCGACAACCGAGGTCATTGTCGATCCGTTGGCGCCCGGCATCGATCTTGCGCCGTTTTTCGCGCTGATGGCCGACACCTCGGTGCTGAAGGTATTCCATGCCTCGCGCCAGGACATCGAAATCATCTACAATCGCGGAAACCTGATCCCGCATCCGGTGTTCGACACGCAGATTGCTGCGATGGTCTGCGGCTTCGGCGACTCGGTCTCCTATGACCAGCTTGTCAGCCGTATCAAGAATATCCAGATCGACAAGACCTCGCGCTTTACCGACTGGACACGCCGTCCGCTGACGGAAAAGCAGTTCGACTACGCGCTTGCCGACGTTACCCACCTGCGCGACGTCTATATCTTCCTGCGTGACGAACTCGAACGCGAAGGCCGCGCCTCCTGGCTTGCCGAGGAAATGGCGATCCTCGAATCGCGCGACACCTATGACCTGCATCCGGACGATGCGTGGCAGCGGCTGAAGATGCGGCTGCGCAAGCCGCAGGAACTGGCCGTGCTGAAGTATGTAGCCGCCTGGCGCGAGCGCGAGGCCCGCAGCCGCAACGTGCCGCGCTCGCGGGTGCTGAAGGACGATGCGATCTACGAGATCGCCCAGCAGCAGCCGCGTGACGTGGAGGCATTCGGCCGCCTGCGCACCGTTCCGAAGGGCTGGGAGCGCTCGTCGGCCGGCGGCGCGGTGCTGGAGGCTATCAACGCCGCGCTGGACATGCCGAAGGCCGACATGCCGCATGTTCCGCGTCACACGCAGGCCCCGGAGGGAACAGCTGCTGCTGCCGAGCTACTCAAAGTCCTTTTGAAGCTGATTGCGGAAAAGAACGCCGTTGCGCCGAAAGTGATCGCCAACAGCGAAGACATCGAACGGATCGCTGCAGAAGGCGACAAGGCCGACGTACCGGCCCTCTCCGGCTGGCGTCGAGACTTGTTCGGCGATACCGCGCTGAAACTCATAAAGGGCGAGGTTGCGCTGCGGTTTGTAGACAAGAAGGTGGAGACGATCGCCATCTAG
- a CDS encoding multicopper oxidase family protein: MAVFTRRNLIKASAVAGVYGVGMGLAGRFGRAQAAPEPVILKSNKIQANITGTEMTRDVLTYGADGMPPVLRMRQGEPFAARLINGIDEPTTIHWHGMRIPNAMDGVPFLTQPYVYTGEKFEYAFTPPDAGTFWYHPHCNTLIQMGHGMTGVIVVDNPKDPQFDAEIVVNLRDWRLGGDGQFIAQFKPRDSARSGTYGTVRSANWQIEPQYDAPAGGLVRLRLAITDVTRIFSFKIAGAEAAVIAIDGNPVPKRFPLDVLQLGPGQRLELAIRMPDSEGALVTLEDIHGTSPKTLATLKAVGSSLKRDMGDLAPLAANPVAKADVGAAEHIPIILSATAEDTSTDSICGSLGYSFWAINKVPWPGDTPDPTAPLAELKLGKSYVFDMENLTPHSHPIHLHGMSFTVLSSTTGAVQPFVSDTYLIQPNEKVQLGFVADNPGDWLLHCHIIEHQKTGMTSYLRVV, encoded by the coding sequence ATGGCCGTTTTCACCCGCCGCAATCTCATCAAGGCTTCAGCCGTAGCCGGCGTTTACGGTGTCGGCATGGGTCTGGCGGGTCGCTTCGGACGTGCCCAGGCAGCGCCGGAACCGGTTATCTTGAAATCAAACAAGATCCAGGCCAACATCACCGGCACCGAGATGACCAGGGACGTGCTGACTTATGGCGCCGATGGCATGCCGCCGGTGTTGCGCATGCGCCAGGGCGAACCCTTTGCCGCAAGACTGATCAACGGCATCGACGAGCCGACGACCATCCACTGGCACGGCATGCGTATCCCCAATGCGATGGACGGGGTGCCATTCCTGACACAGCCCTATGTCTATACCGGCGAAAAATTCGAATATGCCTTCACGCCGCCGGATGCGGGCACCTTCTGGTATCATCCCCATTGCAACACTCTGATCCAGATGGGCCACGGCATGACCGGGGTGATCGTCGTCGATAATCCGAAGGATCCGCAATTCGATGCCGAGATCGTCGTCAACCTGCGCGACTGGCGGCTTGGTGGCGACGGACAGTTCATCGCCCAGTTCAAGCCGCGCGACTCGGCACGGTCCGGAACCTACGGCACGGTACGTTCGGCCAACTGGCAGATCGAACCGCAATACGACGCGCCCGCCGGCGGCCTCGTCAGGCTGCGGCTGGCGATTACCGACGTGACGCGGATATTTTCCTTCAAGATCGCTGGCGCAGAGGCTGCAGTCATCGCCATCGACGGCAACCCGGTGCCAAAGCGCTTTCCTCTCGACGTGCTGCAACTCGGGCCGGGCCAGCGGCTGGAACTGGCCATCCGCATGCCGGACAGCGAAGGGGCGCTTGTCACGCTTGAGGATATCCATGGTACCAGCCCGAAGACGCTGGCGACGCTGAAGGCGGTCGGTAGCTCGCTCAAGCGCGACATGGGCGATCTGGCGCCGCTGGCCGCAAACCCGGTGGCCAAGGCCGATGTCGGGGCCGCGGAGCATATCCCGATCATCCTCAGCGCGACGGCGGAGGATACGTCGACCGACAGCATCTGCGGCTCGCTCGGCTACAGTTTCTGGGCCATCAACAAGGTGCCATGGCCGGGCGACACGCCGGACCCGACGGCGCCGCTGGCGGAACTGAAGCTTGGCAAGAGCTATGTGTTCGACATGGAAAACCTGACGCCGCACTCCCATCCCATACACCTTCACGGGATGAGCTTCACGGTGCTTTCCTCGACAACCGGCGCTGTCCAGCCATTCGTCTCCGACACCTATCTCATTCAGCCGAACGAAAAGGTCCAGCTTGGCTTCGTCGCAGACAATCCCGGCGACTGGCTGCTGCATTGTCACATCATCGAGCATCAAAAGACTGGCATGACCAGCTATCTGCGGGTCGTTTAG
- a CDS encoding MFS transporter, with amino-acid sequence MSQIRPLIPLLVTAGILIGGNGLQATFISLRALHEGFSASTIGLVGTGYNIGFAIGCVYVTRIIRSIGHIRAFSALAAIASAASIAMVLLIVPWFWFSMRLVQGLCFAGLFAVVESWLNARVTNSNRARTLSVYRFVDLGSVTLAQYLIPSVGIDGFQLFAIISMALSLSLVPISFADRSSPGAPEAIRFDIKTLWRISPLATVGCVVVGLTNSVFRSLGPVYAQGIGLSVTGIATFMSVGIFAGIVLQYPLGAYSDRLDRRLIILVSSVGALIGCLFLALVAGSSEWRNFVGIFMFGAFCMPLYSLCSAHANDHAAKGQHALVSAGTLFFWSVGAIVGPMFAAFMLDRFGPRVLFIYMAAVLFFFMLYTLQRMTVREGVPTERRSMRFRNLLRTSTYFNKLATPPSERDKQ; translated from the coding sequence ATGAGCCAGATCCGACCCCTTATTCCCTTGCTCGTCACGGCCGGTATCCTGATCGGTGGCAACGGCCTGCAGGCGACGTTCATCTCGCTGCGCGCCCTGCACGAGGGCTTTTCGGCCTCGACCATCGGGCTTGTCGGCACCGGCTACAATATCGGCTTTGCCATCGGCTGCGTCTATGTCACCCGCATCATCCGCTCCATCGGCCATATCCGCGCCTTCTCTGCGCTGGCTGCGATCGCATCCGCCGCCTCGATCGCCATGGTGCTGCTGATCGTGCCATGGTTCTGGTTCAGCATGCGGCTCGTGCAGGGCCTGTGTTTTGCAGGGCTGTTTGCTGTTGTGGAAAGCTGGCTGAACGCCCGCGTGACCAACTCCAACCGGGCTCGGACGCTGTCGGTCTACCGTTTTGTCGACCTCGGCTCGGTGACGCTGGCGCAATACCTGATCCCGTCCGTCGGCATCGACGGGTTCCAGCTGTTTGCCATCATATCGATGGCGCTCAGCCTGTCGCTCGTACCGATCTCCTTTGCCGACCGCTCGAGCCCGGGCGCACCGGAGGCCATTCGCTTCGATATCAAGACGCTATGGCGGATATCGCCGCTCGCCACCGTCGGCTGCGTCGTCGTCGGGCTGACGAACTCGGTGTTCCGCTCGCTGGGTCCGGTCTATGCGCAGGGCATCGGCCTGTCGGTGACGGGGATCGCAACCTTCATGAGCGTCGGGATCTTTGCCGGCATCGTGCTGCAATATCCGCTCGGAGCCTATTCCGACAGGCTCGACCGGCGGCTCATCATCCTCGTCTCGTCCGTTGGCGCGCTGATCGGCTGCCTGTTCCTGGCGCTTGTCGCGGGCAGCAGCGAATGGCGCAATTTCGTCGGCATCTTCATGTTCGGCGCCTTCTGCATGCCGCTTTACTCGCTCTGCTCGGCCCACGCCAACGATCACGCCGCCAAGGGCCAACATGCCCTGGTCTCGGCAGGCACGCTGTTTTTCTGGTCGGTAGGCGCCATCGTCGGGCCGATGTTTGCAGCCTTCATGCTCGACAGGTTCGGCCCGCGCGTGCTGTTTATTTACATGGCCGCCGTGCTATTTTTCTTCATGCTCTACACACTGCAGCGGATGACGGTGCGCGAGGGCGTGCCGACGGAGCGGCGCAGCATGCGGTTTCGCAATCTGCTGCGGACCTCGACCTATTTCAACAAGCTCGCCACGCCGCCTTCCGAGCGCGATAAACAATAG
- the aspS gene encoding aspartate--tRNA ligase, with product MHRYRSHTCAALSKSDVGSTVRISGWVHRVRDHGGLLFIDLRDHYGMTQIVVDPDSPAFKQAELVRGEWVIRVDGLVKARTEDTVNKTMPTGEIELYAQEIEILSVAKELPLPVFGEPDYPEDVRLKYRFLDLRRETLHKNIVKRSQIISDIRNRMTSAGFGEYTTPILTASSPEGARDFLVPSRIHPGTFFALPQAPQQYKQLLMVAGFDRYFQIAPCFRDEDPRADRLPGEFYQLDMEMSFVTQEDVWDTMAPIMTSVFEQFAEGKPVTKDWPRIPYDVSIRKYGSDKPDLRNPIEMQAVTEHFAGSGFKVFAGMIASNPKVEVWAIPAKTGGSRAFCDRMNAWAQSLGQPGLGYIFWKEEDGKIVGSGPLAKNIGEERTEALRVQLGLEAGDASFFVAGEPAKFYKFAGEARTKAGEDLNLVDRDRFELCWIIDFPFYEWSEEDKKIDFAHNPFSMPQGGLEALNTQEPLSLKAYQYDAVCNGFEIASGSIRNQSPEAMVKAFELVGLSQTDVEERFGGMYRAFQYGAPPHGGCAFGIDRVVMLLLGAKNLREITLFPMNQQAQDLLMNAPSPAAPKQLMELSLRVIPPIKKD from the coding sequence ATGCATCGCTATCGCAGCCATACATGCGCCGCTCTCAGCAAGTCCGACGTCGGGTCGACCGTGCGCATCTCCGGCTGGGTCCACCGCGTCCGCGACCACGGCGGCCTGCTGTTCATCGACCTTCGCGACCACTATGGAATGACGCAGATCGTTGTCGATCCGGACTCACCTGCCTTCAAACAGGCTGAACTGGTCCGCGGCGAATGGGTCATCCGCGTCGATGGCCTCGTCAAGGCACGCACCGAGGACACCGTCAACAAGACGATGCCGACAGGCGAGATCGAACTCTACGCACAGGAGATCGAGATACTCTCGGTCGCCAAGGAACTGCCGCTGCCAGTGTTCGGCGAGCCCGATTATCCGGAAGACGTGCGTCTGAAGTATCGCTTCCTCGACCTTCGCCGCGAGACGCTGCACAAGAACATCGTCAAGCGCAGCCAGATCATTTCCGACATCCGCAACCGCATGACGTCGGCCGGCTTCGGCGAATACACCACGCCGATCCTGACGGCCTCGTCGCCGGAAGGCGCGCGCGACTTCCTGGTGCCGTCGCGCATCCATCCCGGCACGTTCTTCGCGCTGCCGCAGGCGCCGCAGCAGTACAAGCAGTTGTTGATGGTGGCAGGCTTCGACCGCTACTTCCAGATCGCGCCCTGCTTCCGCGACGAAGACCCGCGCGCCGACCGCCTGCCGGGCGAATTCTACCAGCTCGACATGGAAATGAGCTTTGTCACCCAGGAAGATGTCTGGGACACGATGGCGCCGATCATGACATCCGTCTTCGAGCAGTTCGCCGAAGGCAAGCCGGTTACCAAGGACTGGCCGCGCATTCCCTATGACGTGTCGATCCGCAAATACGGTTCCGACAAGCCCGACCTTCGCAACCCGATCGAGATGCAGGCCGTCACCGAGCACTTTGCAGGCTCCGGCTTCAAGGTGTTCGCCGGCATGATCGCGTCGAACCCGAAGGTCGAAGTCTGGGCGATCCCGGCCAAGACCGGCGGTTCCAGAGCGTTCTGCGACCGCATGAACGCCTGGGCCCAGAGCCTCGGCCAGCCAGGATTGGGTTACATCTTCTGGAAGGAAGAGGACGGCAAGATCGTCGGCTCCGGTCCGCTGGCGAAGAACATCGGCGAGGAGCGTACAGAAGCGTTGCGCGTGCAACTCGGCCTGGAAGCCGGCGACGCCAGCTTCTTTGTCGCCGGCGAGCCTGCCAAGTTCTACAAGTTTGCAGGCGAGGCGCGCACCAAGGCTGGCGAAGACCTGAACCTCGTCGACCGTGATCGCTTCGAGCTTTGCTGGATCATCGACTTCCCGTTCTACGAATGGAGCGAGGAAGACAAGAAGATCGACTTCGCGCACAACCCGTTCTCGATGCCACAGGGTGGCCTCGAGGCGCTGAACACGCAGGAACCGCTTTCGCTGAAGGCGTATCAGTACGACGCCGTCTGCAACGGCTTCGAGATTGCCTCGGGCTCGATCCGTAACCAGTCGCCGGAAGCCATGGTCAAGGCCTTCGAACTGGTCGGCCTCAGCCAGACCGATGTCGAGGAACGTTTTGGTGGCATGTACCGTGCATTCCAGTACGGCGCCCCTCCGCACGGCGGTTGCGCCTTCGGTATCGACCGCGTCGTGATGCTACTGCTGGGTGCGAAGAACCTGCGCGAGATCACGCTGTTCCCGATGAACCAGCAGGCCCAGGACCTGCTGATGAACGCGCCTTCGCCGGCAGCACCGAAGCAGCTCATGGAGCTGTCTCTGCGCGTTATTCCGCCGATCAAGAAGGACTGA
- a CDS encoding DUF945 domain-containing protein gives MTFYRTTRLMLSSAAILSLASSAFALDGNDLLKKMNAAYAIQGVSLAADSVEVDDTTVTLKGASFKPLSGGQGVPLGKVTMSDVTEESDGGYAIDKVTFPDISVTNEGVTYTASDMFLGGVTVPADANAEGIDGMLLYSKAHTGPLAVTKEGKEVLSVKDMDFALTPTHDDSGFEFTGNVNAIKADLSDVKDPASQDTINKLALQHVSGALTMKGSWDIKPGTVTVEDLGLDLDNIGRLDLSLAISGYTMEFMKSLQEAAKAAQANPDKQAAQQATGLAMMGLMQQLTLDSAEIHFKDASITKRLLDYAGSTQNVSGAQMANTLKGLAPIMLAQLNIPELQNSVSAAINSYLDNPQSFTLNASPEKPVPFPMIVGAAMGAPNTIPKVIGLKVSAND, from the coding sequence ATGACTTTTTACCGGACAACCCGGCTGATGCTGTCCAGCGCCGCCATTCTTTCGCTCGCAAGCTCGGCCTTCGCGCTCGATGGCAACGATCTGCTGAAGAAGATGAATGCTGCCTACGCTATCCAGGGCGTCAGTCTTGCAGCTGACAGCGTCGAGGTCGACGACACGACGGTGACGCTCAAGGGCGCTTCGTTCAAGCCGCTGTCCGGCGGCCAGGGCGTTCCCCTCGGCAAGGTGACGATGAGCGATGTCACGGAAGAAAGTGACGGCGGCTACGCTATCGACAAAGTGACGTTTCCGGATATTTCGGTGACCAACGAGGGCGTGACCTACACTGCAAGCGACATGTTCCTGGGTGGAGTAACAGTACCGGCCGACGCCAATGCTGAAGGCATCGACGGAATGCTGCTCTATTCCAAAGCCCATACGGGTCCGCTGGCGGTCACCAAGGAAGGCAAGGAAGTCTTGTCGGTTAAGGACATGGATTTCGCGCTGACGCCGACCCATGACGATTCCGGTTTTGAATTTACGGGCAACGTCAACGCCATCAAGGCGGACCTGTCCGATGTCAAGGATCCGGCATCGCAGGACACCATCAACAAGCTTGCCCTGCAGCACGTTTCCGGCGCCCTGACGATGAAGGGCAGCTGGGATATCAAGCCCGGCACCGTCACTGTCGAAGACCTCGGCCTCGACCTCGACAATATCGGCCGCCTCGACCTGTCGCTGGCGATCTCCGGCTACACGATGGAATTCATGAAATCGCTGCAGGAGGCCGCAAAGGCTGCGCAGGCAAACCCTGACAAGCAGGCAGCCCAGCAGGCCACCGGCCTTGCCATGATGGGGCTGATGCAGCAGCTGACACTCGACAGCGCCGAGATCCACTTCAAGGACGCCTCCATCACCAAGCGCCTGCTGGATTATGCCGGCTCGACGCAGAACGTCTCTGGCGCCCAGATGGCCAACACGTTGAAGGGGCTAGCGCCAATCATGCTGGCGCAGTTGAACATCCCGGAACTGCAGAACTCGGTCTCTGCCGCGATCAACAGCTACCTCGACAATCCGCAGAGCTTCACGCTGAATGCTTCGCCGGAAAAGCCGGTCCCCTTCCCGATGATCGTCGGCGCCGCCATGGGCGCGCCGAACACCATCCCGAAAGTCATCGGCCTGAAAGTAAGCGCGAACGACTGA
- the parC gene encoding DNA topoisomerase IV subunit A gives MGQEILPPSGGGDDSILPIDLKAALEERYLAYALSTIMHRALPDVRDGLKPVHRRIIHAMSEMGIRANSSFKKSARIVGDVIGKFHPHGDQSVYDALVRLAQDFSQRYPIVDGQGNFGNIDGDSAAAYRYTEARMTDVATLLLEGIDQDAVDFRPTYNEEDSEPVVMPGAFPNLLANGTSGIAVGMATSIPPHNAHELCDAALHLIKHPDATVEDLMADPNNREKGGIEGPDLPTGGIIIDSRESIVEAYKTGRGGFRVRAKWAVEDLGRGGYQIVVTEIPFQVQKSRLIEKLAELLNARRLPLLEDVRDESAEDVRLILVPKSRTVDPTILMESIFKLSELENRIPLNMNVLSMGRIPRVMALNEVLLEWLAHRKDVLIRRSKFRLAAIDRRLEILGGLLIAYLNLDEVIRIIREEDEPKPALIARFGVTDIQAEAILNMRLRNLRKLEEFEIRTEFDALSKEKAEIEALLASDEKLWATIAWEIGEVRKKYAKATKLGARRTVFADAPETDLEAIQQAMIEKEPVTVVISEKGWIRALKGHISDTSTLTFKEGDALRLAFPAQTTDKLLIVTTGGKAYTLGADKLPGGRGHGEPLRLIVEMENDQDVLTAFIHDPHRKLLIVSTEGNGFIVPEAEMAANTRKGKQIMNVSMPAEAKLLVPVKGDHLAVVGENRKMVVFPLAQIPEMSRGKGVRLQRYKDGGISDVRCFSLADGLTWADSAGRSFMRSKDDLIEWLGDRGAAGRAVPKGFPRSGKFSG, from the coding sequence ATGGGACAAGAGATTTTGCCGCCTTCTGGCGGGGGCGATGACAGTATTCTGCCGATTGATCTGAAGGCGGCGCTCGAGGAGCGTTACCTTGCCTATGCGCTGTCGACGATCATGCACCGGGCGCTGCCTGACGTACGCGACGGCCTGAAGCCCGTCCATCGCCGCATCATCCACGCGATGAGCGAAATGGGCATCCGCGCCAACTCGTCGTTCAAGAAAAGCGCCCGCATCGTCGGTGACGTCATCGGTAAGTTCCACCCGCACGGCGACCAGTCTGTCTACGACGCTCTCGTCCGTCTGGCCCAGGATTTCTCGCAGCGCTATCCCATCGTCGATGGCCAGGGCAATTTCGGCAACATCGACGGCGATAGTGCCGCCGCCTATCGATACACCGAAGCCCGCATGACCGATGTTGCTACGCTGCTGCTCGAAGGCATCGACCAGGACGCGGTCGACTTCCGTCCGACCTACAACGAGGAAGACAGCGAGCCGGTCGTCATGCCCGGCGCCTTCCCGAACCTGCTCGCCAACGGCACGTCCGGCATCGCCGTCGGCATGGCGACATCCATTCCGCCGCATAACGCCCACGAGCTCTGCGACGCAGCATTGCACCTGATCAAGCATCCGGATGCCACGGTCGAAGATCTGATGGCCGATCCGAACAATCGCGAGAAGGGTGGCATAGAGGGTCCCGACCTTCCGACCGGCGGTATCATCATCGACAGCCGCGAAAGCATCGTCGAGGCCTACAAGACGGGGCGCGGCGGTTTTCGCGTTCGCGCCAAATGGGCGGTCGAGGATCTCGGTCGTGGCGGCTACCAGATCGTCGTCACCGAAATCCCGTTCCAGGTGCAGAAGTCGCGTCTGATCGAAAAGCTGGCCGAGCTGCTCAACGCCCGCCGCCTGCCGCTGCTGGAAGACGTGCGCGATGAGTCCGCCGAGGATGTCCGGCTCATCCTGGTGCCGAAGAGCCGCACGGTCGACCCGACGATCCTGATGGAATCGATCTTCAAGCTGTCCGAGCTTGAAAATCGTATTCCACTCAACATGAACGTCCTCTCCATGGGACGCATTCCACGGGTCATGGCGCTGAACGAAGTGCTGCTGGAATGGCTCGCCCACCGCAAGGACGTGCTGATCCGTCGCTCGAAGTTCCGGCTCGCAGCGATTGATCGCCGGCTCGAGATCCTCGGCGGCCTGCTGATTGCCTATCTCAACCTCGACGAGGTGATCCGGATCATCCGCGAGGAGGACGAACCGAAGCCAGCCTTGATCGCGCGCTTCGGCGTTACCGACATCCAGGCCGAAGCCATCCTCAACATGCGGCTGCGCAACTTGCGCAAGCTCGAGGAATTCGAGATCCGCACCGAATTCGACGCCCTGTCTAAGGAGAAGGCTGAGATCGAGGCGCTGCTTGCCTCCGACGAAAAGCTCTGGGCGACTATTGCCTGGGAGATCGGCGAGGTCCGCAAGAAATACGCCAAGGCCACAAAGCTCGGCGCTCGTCGTACGGTTTTCGCCGATGCACCTGAAACAGATCTTGAAGCCATCCAGCAGGCGATGATCGAGAAAGAGCCCGTCACTGTCGTTATCTCGGAAAAGGGCTGGATCCGGGCGCTGAAGGGTCATATCTCCGACACGTCAACGCTGACCTTCAAGGAAGGCGATGCGCTGCGCCTGGCGTTCCCGGCCCAGACCACCGACAAGCTGCTGATCGTCACGACCGGCGGCAAGGCCTACACGCTCGGCGCCGACAAGCTGCCCGGCGGTCGCGGCCACGGCGAACCGCTGCGTCTCATCGTCGAGATGGAAAACGACCAGGACGTACTGACCGCCTTCATTCATGATCCACATCGCAAGCTGTTGATCGTCTCGACCGAGGGCAACGGCTTTATCGTTCCGGAAGCGGAGATGGCTGCCAACACCCGCAAGGGCAAGCAGATCATGAATGTATCGATGCCGGCAGAGGCCAAGCTGCTGGTGCCGGTCAAGGGCGATCATCTTGCAGTCGTCGGCGAAAACCGCAAGATGGTGGTCTTCCCGCTGGCGCAGATCCCCGAAATGTCGCGCGGCAAGGGCGTACGCCTGCAGCGCTACAAGGATGGCGGCATTTCCGATGTCCGTTGCTTCAGCCTTGCCGATGGGCTGACCTGGGCAGACAGTGCCGGCCGCAGCTTCATGAGATCGAAGGACGACCTGATCGAATGGCTCGGCGACCGCGGCGCTGCAGGCAGAGCCGTACCGAAGGGCTTCCCCCGTAGCGGTAAATTCTCGGGCTAG
- a CDS encoding type II toxin-antitoxin system death-on-curing family toxin, whose product MSELKWLSREAIEIMHHEQLAEHGGLAGLKDENALEAALARPLHKAAYGEDDIFALAAAYLYGLTRNHPFSDGNKRTGFLAAFTFLYINGHLIEAEEVMVIEFVLGVAAGEIDEDGATRFLRDMSVPLPK is encoded by the coding sequence GTGAGCGAGCTCAAATGGTTGAGCCGCGAAGCCATTGAAATCATGCATCATGAGCAACTTGCCGAGCATGGCGGGCTTGCTGGTTTAAAAGACGAGAATGCGCTGGAGGCAGCGCTTGCCCGTCCGCTTCACAAGGCGGCTTATGGCGAAGACGATATTTTCGCTCTGGCGGCCGCCTACCTTTATGGCCTGACAAGAAACCACCCGTTCTCTGACGGCAACAAGCGGACGGGCTTTCTCGCAGCCTTCACATTTCTTTACATCAACGGTCACTTGATCGAAGCTGAAGAGGTGATGGTAATCGAATTCGTCCTCGGCGTCGCCGCCGGCGAGATCGACGAGGACGGCGCGACGCGCTTTTTGCGTGATATGAGCGTGCCCCTGCCAAAGTGA
- a CDS encoding AbrB/MazE/SpoVT family DNA-binding domain-containing protein, translating to MNVIIRKIGNSEGVILPKEALQSLGLKSGDSLELREVENGFQLVHQKPDLAEQLRAARIGMQKYRIALRELAK from the coding sequence ATGAACGTCATCATTCGCAAGATCGGCAATTCTGAAGGTGTGATTCTGCCGAAGGAGGCGCTGCAGAGCCTCGGCCTGAAGAGCGGCGACAGCCTCGAATTACGGGAAGTCGAAAACGGCTTCCAGTTGGTCCACCAGAAGCCCGATCTAGCTGAGCAACTGCGTGCGGCCCGCATCGGCATGCAGAAATATCGTATTGCTCTTCGTGAGCTGGCAAAGTGA